From Desulfosoma caldarium, the proteins below share one genomic window:
- a CDS encoding Lin0512 family protein: MKGKRFIVELGTGADLHGEDVTKAACRAVRDAIGRSCLCGLVEILGLERLEEVQVEILVACPDPDRVDREAVAAEVPIGRKTVRVMFGGMTAPGLCVDRFAKGCDRIVVANVALTVSVDSQRTGA, encoded by the coding sequence ATGAAAGGCAAGCGATTCATTGTGGAATTGGGCACGGGCGCGGATCTGCACGGTGAGGATGTGACAAAAGCCGCCTGCCGGGCGGTAAGGGACGCCATTGGAAGAAGCTGCCTGTGCGGGTTGGTGGAGATTCTGGGGCTTGAAAGGCTGGAGGAGGTTCAGGTGGAGATCCTCGTGGCCTGTCCCGATCCGGATCGTGTGGACCGAGAGGCCGTGGCGGCGGAAGTTCCCATCGGCCGCAAGACCGTTCGCGTGATGTTTGGGGGTATGACAGCCCCCGGCCTCTGCGTGGACCGTTTTGCTAAGGGTTGTGACCGGATCGTGGTGGCCAACGTGGCGCTTACCGTATCCGTGGACTCACAAAGAACGGGTGCCTGA
- a CDS encoding sigma-54-dependent Fis family transcriptional regulator, with the protein MYELIWQGSRFQIIPSKRVPKRSGATKSSPLILSAHTLDLKTWKDYVLQGLCADGIRDVILRSWSRCRENGVDPSQGKCRDIRSDAELGEAFRFLRDITLDMQMEIYELIRDRGLLVTISEERGYLLGMFGDVKALTAADRLNFGPGANWSEASVGTNAIGTALQCCHPLQVKGREHFCESHHGWICSAAPIFGWDGKPVAVLDISGPMDSDHRQALELALHGARHIESRLYRIEAAQQMFRAFNLVQKLFGATSAGLVLVDPEGRILEGNNAAADLLGIPPGQWRGAKAELWFDLPRSFKAFAKNIAEPEKRVRAVRCHTNPALPVFAHAMSSPNGTVMGFLLILQEPHFSPKGSSSSRSTKDPFQKVLGRSRAICRAVDVARRVARTDTTVLLVGESGTGKEVLARAIHEASRRKAGPFVAVNCGAIPSGLIQSVLFGYEEGAFTGARRGGSRGLFESADSGTLFLDEIAEMPLDMQVNLLRVLEDGQVTRVGGNKPIKVDVRIIAATHRDLAQRVADGLFREDLFYRLQVVRIALPPLRERKEDLELLVQHFLTLYSKTLARRVRAVLPDFYDALHRYHWPGNVRELRHAIEAAVALMPNDVLSADCLPEAIVQKDGPAPGSCDHLDFNLRRREAESIRQAYAHFQGNISQAARALGIGRNTLYAKLKKLNLL; encoded by the coding sequence ATGTACGAATTGATCTGGCAGGGCTCGCGATTTCAGATCATTCCTTCCAAAAGGGTTCCCAAGCGAAGTGGTGCAACGAAGTCATCACCCCTCATCTTGTCCGCGCACACCTTGGACCTGAAGACCTGGAAGGACTATGTGCTTCAAGGGCTTTGCGCCGACGGCATTCGCGATGTCATCCTTCGATCCTGGTCCCGGTGCCGAGAAAACGGTGTAGATCCCTCGCAGGGCAAATGTCGCGATATCCGCTCCGACGCCGAACTGGGCGAAGCTTTTCGATTCCTTCGGGATATCACCCTGGATATGCAGATGGAAATCTACGAGCTCATTCGTGACCGCGGCCTTTTGGTGACCATCAGCGAAGAACGAGGATATCTTTTGGGCATGTTCGGCGACGTGAAGGCCTTGACGGCCGCCGACCGGCTGAACTTTGGCCCCGGCGCCAACTGGTCGGAAGCCAGTGTGGGCACCAACGCCATAGGCACCGCGCTCCAATGTTGCCATCCTCTTCAAGTGAAAGGCCGGGAACACTTCTGCGAAAGCCATCACGGATGGATCTGTTCCGCCGCTCCCATATTTGGCTGGGATGGTAAGCCGGTCGCAGTGTTGGACATATCCGGTCCTATGGATTCCGATCACAGGCAGGCGCTGGAACTGGCCCTTCATGGCGCACGGCACATTGAAAGCCGTCTGTATCGCATCGAAGCGGCGCAGCAGATGTTTCGCGCTTTCAACCTGGTGCAAAAACTTTTCGGCGCCACGAGTGCGGGCCTGGTACTGGTGGATCCCGAGGGTCGAATCCTGGAAGGCAACAACGCAGCTGCCGATCTATTGGGCATACCGCCCGGCCAATGGCGAGGAGCCAAGGCAGAGCTCTGGTTCGACCTTCCTCGAAGCTTTAAGGCCTTCGCCAAAAACATCGCAGAACCCGAAAAAAGGGTGAGGGCCGTGCGATGCCACACGAACCCCGCACTGCCCGTCTTTGCACATGCCATGAGCAGCCCCAACGGCACCGTCATGGGTTTCCTGCTCATTCTTCAAGAACCCCACTTTTCACCCAAAGGGTCATCCTCTTCTCGTTCGACGAAGGATCCTTTTCAGAAAGTGCTAGGGCGCAGCCGCGCCATTTGTCGAGCCGTGGATGTGGCCCGCCGCGTGGCACGCACCGACACGACGGTGCTCCTTGTGGGCGAAAGCGGCACCGGGAAAGAAGTCCTGGCCCGGGCCATTCACGAGGCAAGTCGAAGAAAAGCCGGGCCCTTTGTGGCCGTGAACTGTGGAGCCATCCCATCCGGGCTTATTCAGAGCGTTTTGTTCGGGTACGAGGAGGGGGCGTTCACAGGAGCACGCCGCGGAGGAAGCCGTGGCTTGTTTGAATCGGCCGACAGCGGTACACTTTTTTTGGATGAGATCGCCGAGATGCCTCTGGACATGCAGGTAAATCTCCTGCGGGTTCTGGAAGACGGTCAGGTGACCCGTGTCGGAGGCAACAAGCCCATCAAAGTGGATGTGCGCATCATCGCAGCGACCCATCGCGACTTGGCGCAAAGGGTGGCTGATGGCTTGTTCCGCGAAGACCTGTTCTACCGCCTCCAAGTGGTCCGCATTGCGCTGCCGCCCTTGCGGGAAAGAAAAGAAGACCTGGAATTGTTGGTGCAGCATTTTCTTACGCTCTATTCGAAGACATTGGCGCGGCGCGTTCGGGCCGTGCTCCCCGATTTCTACGACGCCCTCCACCGGTACCATTGGCCGGGCAACGTGAGGGAGCTACGCCACGCCATCGAGGCGGCCGTGGCCCTGATGCCCAACGATGTCCTTTCCGCAGACTGTCTTCCCGAAGCCATTGTCCAAAAGGATGGTCCCGCGCCGGGCTCTTGCGACCACCTCGACTTCAACTTGAGGCGGCGCGAAGCGGAATCGATTCGCCAGGCCTACGCCCATTTTCAAGGCAACATTTCGCAAGCCGCCCGGGCTCTCGGCATCGGCCGAAACACGCTTTACGCCAAGCTGAAAA
- a CDS encoding DUF6506 family protein, which yields MSDVVKAAFLFVAPEADPDVHRHWVKTPKVHLLVVGVADYRQAVTTAKVLVEKEGISALELCGGFGNRGTALVAEAVGGSVPVGVVRFDAHPGLGHVRGDTLF from the coding sequence ATGAGCGACGTTGTCAAAGCGGCCTTTCTTTTCGTTGCCCCCGAAGCGGACCCCGACGTGCACCGCCACTGGGTCAAAACCCCTAAAGTGCACCTTCTGGTGGTAGGGGTTGCCGATTACCGGCAGGCGGTGACGACGGCCAAGGTTTTGGTCGAAAAGGAAGGGATCAGCGCCCTCGAACTGTGCGGCGGATTTGGAAACCGAGGCACGGCCCTGGTGGCCGAAGCGGTGGGTGGATCGGTTCCCGTGGGCGTGGTCCGTTTCGACGCGCATCCGGGATTGGGTCACGTCAGAGGAGACACCCTCTTTTGA
- a CDS encoding NAD(+)/NADH kinase → MSSAIGIVANPASGKDIRRLVAHGSVFDNQEKVRIVRRILMGLEAAGVQDVWYMPDAYAIVDRALRGCAVTMNVKAIPMSVQDSQEDSMNAAAWMEAHGVGCVVVLGGDGTCRAVVRGTRGVPLLPLSTGTNNVFPQVLEATIVGLAAGLVATGAVPLDEAGSKVSCLEVLCDGMPVDLALVDVAVCEGTFIGARAIWEVDKVRELFLSRCRPESIGLSALGGQLETVEPEEPAGLHIRMGDEGLRVSAAVAPGLIRTVAVAHFERMAPQAVYPVNVTRGVLALDGEREREIKPSAAVGVRLSLDGPFVVNVARVMARARERGLFLSRT, encoded by the coding sequence ATGTCCAGTGCCATTGGAATTGTGGCCAACCCGGCCTCCGGCAAAGATATTCGAAGGCTGGTGGCTCACGGCAGCGTGTTTGACAATCAAGAAAAGGTGCGCATTGTTCGGCGGATTCTCATGGGCCTGGAGGCTGCCGGAGTCCAAGATGTCTGGTACATGCCCGATGCCTACGCCATTGTGGATCGAGCCCTGCGAGGCTGCGCCGTGACCATGAATGTGAAAGCGATTCCCATGAGCGTTCAGGACAGCCAAGAAGATTCCATGAACGCCGCGGCGTGGATGGAAGCCCACGGCGTGGGCTGTGTGGTGGTTTTGGGAGGGGACGGGACATGCCGGGCTGTCGTTCGAGGCACGCGCGGCGTGCCCCTTCTTCCCCTGTCCACGGGGACCAACAACGTGTTTCCTCAGGTGCTGGAGGCCACCATCGTGGGGCTGGCAGCGGGCCTGGTGGCCACGGGCGCCGTGCCCTTGGACGAAGCGGGCTCCAAGGTTTCCTGCCTGGAAGTGCTTTGCGACGGCATGCCGGTGGATCTTGCGCTGGTAGATGTGGCGGTTTGCGAGGGTACTTTTATCGGCGCTCGCGCCATTTGGGAAGTGGATAAGGTTCGAGAACTGTTCCTCTCTCGATGCCGACCGGAATCCATCGGCCTGTCGGCTCTGGGAGGACAACTGGAAACCGTGGAGCCCGAAGAGCCGGCAGGGCTGCATATCAGAATGGGCGATGAAGGTCTTCGGGTTTCCGCGGCCGTTGCGCCGGGTCTGATCCGCACCGTGGCCGTCGCGCACTTCGAACGCATGGCACCGCAGGCGGTCTACCCCGTGAATGTGACCCGTGGCGTGTTGGCCCTGGATGGGGAAAGGGAGAGGGAAATCAAGCCGTCGGCGGCCGTGGGCGTGCGATTGAGCCTGGATGGTCCGTTTGTGGTCAATGTGGCGCGGGTCATGGCACGGGCTCGAGAAAGAGGCCTTTTTCTTTCAAGAACGTAG
- a CDS encoding thiamine pyrophosphate-dependent dehydrogenase E1 component subunit alpha, protein MSLNEEKLLQMYTTMVKIREFESKVQEFFAAGKIPGFVHLYIGEEAVATGTCAVLRPADYITSTHRGHGHLIAKGGDLKKMMAELFGKKTGYCKGKGGSMHIADVDLGILGANGIVGGGGPIANGAALAAQYRGTDQVAVCFFGDGASNQGTTQEAMNLASAWKLPVVFVNENNGYGISCPTCKSMAVADIADRAAAYDMPGVVVDGNDVVAVYEAVAEAVDRARKGNGPSLIECKTYRWCGHFEGDACTYRDEEELRTWKAKDPLARFREKLMDQGILTEDRDRKIRETIAQELQEAVRFAEESPLPAPEEVLEDVYA, encoded by the coding sequence ATGAGTCTTAATGAAGAAAAACTGCTTCAGATGTACACCACCATGGTTAAGATTCGGGAATTTGAAAGCAAAGTCCAGGAGTTTTTCGCCGCAGGCAAGATCCCCGGTTTCGTCCATCTGTACATCGGCGAAGAGGCCGTAGCCACCGGCACCTGCGCCGTGTTGCGACCGGCGGATTACATCACCAGCACCCATCGAGGGCACGGGCATCTGATTGCCAAGGGTGGAGACCTCAAGAAAATGATGGCAGAACTCTTTGGAAAGAAGACAGGGTACTGCAAGGGCAAGGGAGGCTCCATGCACATTGCCGATGTGGATCTGGGGATTCTTGGGGCCAACGGCATCGTAGGCGGTGGAGGGCCCATTGCCAATGGAGCAGCCTTGGCAGCTCAGTACAGGGGTACGGACCAGGTGGCCGTGTGCTTTTTCGGAGACGGGGCCTCGAATCAGGGAACCACGCAAGAGGCCATGAACCTGGCCAGTGCCTGGAAACTTCCGGTGGTGTTCGTCAACGAAAACAACGGCTACGGTATTTCCTGTCCCACGTGCAAGTCGATGGCCGTGGCCGACATTGCGGACCGGGCCGCCGCCTATGACATGCCGGGCGTGGTAGTGGACGGCAATGATGTGGTGGCAGTCTACGAAGCGGTGGCGGAAGCCGTGGATCGAGCGCGCAAAGGCAACGGTCCATCGCTCATCGAATGCAAGACCTATCGGTGGTGTGGCCATTTTGAAGGCGACGCCTGCACGTACCGGGATGAGGAAGAGTTGCGCACATGGAAAGCCAAGGACCCTTTGGCACGCTTTCGAGAAAAACTCATGGACCAGGGGATCCTCACAGAGGACCGGGACCGAAAAATTCGGGAGACCATCGCCCAGGAGCTCCAAGAAGCCGTGCGGTTTGCAGAAGAGAGCCCACTTCCGGCGCCCGAAGAAGTCCTAGAAGACGTTTATGCCTAG
- a CDS encoding dihydrolipoamide acetyltransferase family protein, producing the protein MAVHVFMPKWGLTMTEGKITRWFKQEGDAVVKGEPLFEVETSKITNVVEAPASGRVYRILVPAGTTVPVKTRVAVIAEEGDEPQRLRAESAPVEEAGVEKEVEAASKGAFVQATPAARRLAKEWGLDLAAVTGSGPEGRVTEQDVRRHREALTAQPAVSPQAQALANKEGIDLSTVQGTGEGGRITKADVLRAAEARKKAQAAPAPQGFEGTRVLPGTVLPMTGMRRLIADNMMASLHQSAQLTVFVEVDVTELLRLKNLVHQRFTAPEDPKVGTNDLICYAVCRALRRVPILNSWLTEEGIRVHDVVNLGIAVALPQGLIVPNVKNAHQKSLLELSQEIKDLVSKARENRLSIDEIQGGTFTVTNVSMLGVDGFTPILNPPETGILGVGRAMAKPAVFQNQIVIRQLMTLSLTFDHRVTDGAPAMTFLRTLADFLEEPATLIA; encoded by the coding sequence GTGGCCGTGCACGTTTTCATGCCCAAGTGGGGCCTGACCATGACCGAAGGAAAGATCACCCGCTGGTTCAAGCAGGAAGGAGACGCGGTGGTCAAAGGTGAGCCGCTCTTTGAAGTGGAGACGAGTAAGATCACCAACGTGGTGGAAGCGCCGGCCAGCGGCAGGGTGTACCGGATTTTGGTGCCGGCCGGAACAACCGTGCCGGTGAAGACGAGGGTGGCGGTGATTGCCGAAGAGGGGGATGAGCCGCAGAGGCTGCGTGCCGAGTCAGCGCCTGTTGAGGAAGCTGGGGTGGAAAAGGAAGTGGAGGCGGCTTCTAAGGGCGCTTTTGTGCAGGCGACGCCGGCGGCGCGGCGTTTGGCCAAGGAATGGGGGCTGGATCTGGCAGCCGTTACGGGATCCGGGCCGGAAGGGCGCGTGACCGAACAGGACGTGCGCCGTCACAGGGAAGCACTGACCGCGCAGCCGGCCGTGAGCCCGCAGGCGCAAGCCCTGGCGAACAAGGAAGGTATCGACCTTTCCACCGTTCAAGGGACGGGCGAAGGGGGCCGCATCACCAAGGCGGATGTATTGCGTGCCGCAGAAGCGAGGAAAAAGGCTCAGGCCGCTCCCGCCCCTCAAGGCTTTGAAGGAACCAGGGTGCTGCCGGGCACGGTGCTTCCCATGACCGGCATGCGTCGCCTCATTGCCGACAACATGATGGCAAGCCTGCACCAGTCAGCACAACTCACCGTGTTTGTGGAAGTGGACGTCACCGAACTGCTTCGCCTCAAGAACCTTGTGCATCAACGCTTCACGGCGCCCGAAGATCCCAAGGTCGGCACCAACGACCTGATCTGCTATGCCGTATGCCGGGCGCTTCGCCGGGTCCCCATCCTAAATTCCTGGCTCACAGAAGAGGGCATTCGCGTCCACGACGTCGTGAATTTGGGCATTGCCGTCGCCTTGCCTCAGGGGCTCATTGTGCCCAACGTGAAAAACGCCCACCAGAAGAGCCTTTTGGAACTGTCTCAAGAGATTAAGGACCTGGTGAGCAAGGCTCGAGAGAATCGCCTAAGCATCGACGAAATTCAGGGGGGAACCTTTACGGTCACCAATGTGAGCATGCTGGGAGTGGATGGTTTCACGCCCATCCTCAACCCGCCGGAAACAGGCATTTTGGGAGTGGGTCGTGCTATGGCCAAGCCTGCCGTGTTTCAGAACCAGATCGTCATTCGCCAGCTCATGACCCTGAGCTTGACCTTTGATCATCGTGTCACCGACGGGGCCCCGGCCATGACCTTTTTGAGAACCTTGGCGGATTTTCTGGAAGAACCCGCCACCTTGATCGCTTAG
- a CDS encoding alpha-ketoacid dehydrogenase subunit beta, translated as MPTKTYLQAINEALRQEMERDSNVFIMGEDVGPFGGCFGVTKGLYEQFGEKRVKDTPITESAIIGAATGAAAAGLRPVCEIMFVDFIGVALDQLFNQAAKMRYMFGGKAKIPMVLRTPQGAGIGAAAQHSQSLEAWFAHVPGLKVAMPATPYDAKGLLVTAIRDDNPVVFLEHKLLYGLEGEVPDELYSVPFGKAEVRRSGKDVTVVATAKMVHTALEAAEVLAKDGISAEVIDPRTLVPFDTATVVESVKKTHGLVVVHEAVKHAGFGAEIAAQVAEMAFDYLDGPIVRVAAPFTPVPFSPPLEQAFLPDVNDIVAAVRKIRG; from the coding sequence ATGCCGACCAAGACCTATCTTCAGGCCATCAATGAAGCCCTTCGCCAGGAAATGGAGCGAGACTCCAACGTTTTCATCATGGGCGAGGACGTGGGGCCTTTTGGAGGATGCTTTGGGGTCACCAAGGGCCTGTACGAGCAGTTCGGGGAAAAACGGGTCAAGGATACGCCCATCACGGAAAGTGCCATCATCGGAGCGGCCACGGGAGCCGCGGCGGCGGGGCTGCGGCCCGTGTGCGAAATCATGTTTGTGGACTTTATAGGCGTTGCTCTGGATCAGCTGTTCAACCAGGCCGCCAAGATGCGCTACATGTTTGGCGGTAAAGCCAAGATTCCCATGGTGCTTCGAACCCCGCAAGGGGCGGGCATCGGGGCGGCGGCTCAGCATTCCCAAAGCCTGGAAGCCTGGTTCGCCCATGTGCCCGGCCTGAAAGTGGCCATGCCGGCCACCCCCTACGACGCCAAGGGCTTGCTCGTCACCGCCATTCGCGATGACAATCCCGTGGTGTTTCTGGAACACAAGCTACTTTACGGGCTGGAAGGCGAGGTGCCCGACGAGCTCTACAGCGTGCCGTTCGGCAAGGCCGAAGTACGGCGAAGCGGCAAGGACGTCACGGTGGTGGCCACGGCCAAAATGGTTCACACGGCCCTGGAAGCCGCCGAAGTCTTGGCCAAGGACGGCATTTCGGCCGAAGTCATCGACCCTCGAACCCTTGTGCCCTTTGATACGGCCACGGTGGTTGAGTCGGTGAAGAAAACCCACGGCCTGGTGGTGGTTCACGAAGCGGTGAAGCACGCCGGGTTCGGTGCTGAAATCGCCGCGCAGGTGGCCGAAATGGCCTTTGACTACCTGGACGGCCCCATCGTGCGGGTGGCCGCGCCGTTCACGCCGGTGCCTTTTTCTCCACCCCTGGAACAGGCCTTTCTGCCCGACGTGAACGACATTGTGGCGGCGGTGCGGAAAATTCGAGGCTGA